TGTTCCACTTGGCTCCAGCGGGTTAGCGGCGGAGTTTATATCGGGCTGGGATTACACCTCCTCAGAAGTAAATTTCAATCTCAATAGACCCTTGCCGCAGTTAGGCGACTCAACCAAACTTACCTCGTAAAATCTGTCAACTTTACCGAAACATTCGTCTATTTTGCCCCCATGAATGTCACAACATTGTCAAACATCGACTCACTTTTTGGAGGAGAACCCATGAAGATTTTGATTATTGGCGGAACCCATTTTATTGGTCCCCCGGTGATTCGCTATTTGTTTGAAGCTGGCCATGAGGTTATGGTCTTTCATCGAGGGCAGACCCAGGCAGAATTGCCCTCGGCGGTGAACCATCTGCTGGGAAATCGACACGACCTGCGGCAGTATCGCTCGCAAATCGAGCAGTTTGGGCCAGAGGTGGTGCTTGATATGATTCCCTATACGCAGCAGGATGCTGAGACGGTGATAGATACGGTAAGGGGGATGGCTGTTCGCATCGTGGCCATCAGCAGCCAGGATGTGTATCGTGCTCGCGACATCGTCTGGGGGATGGAAACTGGCGTGCTAGACCCAACGCCCCTTACGGAAAATGCACCGTTAAGGCAGCACCTCTATCCCTACCAAAAGGCCGCTATTCGCCCTCTTGGAGTCCCTGCCGATTACGACAAAATTCGGGTGGAGAAAACCTATCTGAACTGTCCCGATATTGCCACAACGATTCTGCGGTTGCCGATGGTGTATGGTCCTGGCGATCCGCTGCATCGGTTCTATGCGGCCTTGCATCGGATGCAGCAGGGGCGATCTACTCTCTCCATGATGAAGGAACTGGCCCACTGGCGTTGTAGCTATGGCTATGTGGAAAATGTGGCTTGGGCGATCGCGCTGGCGGTACAACATCGGGCGGTCAACACCTGCGTGT
This portion of the Candidatus Obscuribacterales bacterium genome encodes:
- a CDS encoding NAD-dependent epimerase/dehydratase family protein, giving the protein MKILIIGGTHFIGPPVIRYLFEAGHEVMVFHRGQTQAELPSAVNHLLGNRHDLRQYRSQIEQFGPEVVLDMIPYTQQDAETVIDTVRGMAVRIVAISSQDVYRARDIVWGMETGVLDPTPLTENAPLRQHLYPYQKAAIRPLGVPADYDKIRVEKTYLNCPDIATTILRLPMVYGPGDPLHRFYAALHRMQQGRSTLSMMKELAHWRCSYGYVENVAWAIALAVQHRAVNTCVYNVAEPNPMSELERLTLLGNLARWLGTINLVEQEQLPATARLPFNLQQDWVMDSTRIRRELDYREPVDLTAALTRTLQWELAHPPANVAQSAGAAFLLADDLKLALAEN